One segment of Synechococcus sp. A15-24 DNA contains the following:
- a CDS encoding LD-carboxypeptidase, translated as MSAMQTAIPLRPGDTVATVAPSSALEDDQRLQEGLAVLRGWGLCPLEQNVSARRWGHLAGTDQERFSDLCQEAPLLACARGGWGSARLLEWSIRWKPGWLLGFSDITSLLWSRLKAGLAGGIHGPLLTTLGAEPAWSQERLRQLLFGETPPALKGEPRGGGQTTGPLIAANLTVASHLLGSDHVPELQGAILILEDVGEAPYRIDRMLTHWRLCGALQQLGGIGFGQFEGCDRSLNDPLTTTLEAVLDERTADLNIPVVKNLPVGHICGNAALPMGQLACLDGNLGSLSLDA; from the coding sequence ATGAGCGCGATGCAGACAGCCATCCCTCTCCGCCCGGGAGACACCGTCGCCACGGTGGCTCCGAGCTCGGCCCTGGAGGACGACCAACGCCTGCAGGAGGGTCTGGCGGTGCTAAGGGGCTGGGGGCTGTGCCCCTTGGAGCAGAACGTGAGCGCGCGTCGTTGGGGGCACCTGGCTGGAACCGACCAAGAGCGCTTCAGCGACTTATGCCAGGAGGCGCCACTGCTGGCCTGTGCCCGGGGCGGCTGGGGATCGGCACGGCTGCTGGAATGGTCCATTCGATGGAAACCAGGCTGGCTACTGGGCTTCTCCGATATCACCTCCCTGCTCTGGTCCAGGTTGAAAGCAGGGTTGGCTGGCGGCATTCACGGCCCGCTCCTCACCACCCTCGGGGCGGAACCGGCGTGGAGCCAGGAACGGTTGCGTCAGCTGCTGTTCGGAGAGACACCTCCAGCTCTGAAGGGGGAACCACGGGGAGGAGGGCAGACCACAGGTCCCTTGATCGCAGCCAACCTCACCGTGGCCAGCCACCTGCTCGGTTCTGATCACGTGCCGGAGCTTCAGGGCGCCATCCTGATTCTTGAAGATGTGGGCGAGGCGCCGTATCGAATCGACCGGATGCTGACCCACTGGAGATTGTGCGGTGCACTTCAACAGCTCGGCGGCATTGGCTTCGGTCAATTCGAAGGATGCGACCGCAGCCTGAATGACCCGCTCACCACAACTCTCGAGGCAGTGCTCGACGAGCGCACCGCCGATCTGAACATTCCCGTGGTGAAGAACCTTCCGGTTGGCCACATCTGCGGCAATGCCGCCTTGCCGATGGGGCAGCTGGCCTGTCTCGACGGCAACCTCGGCAGCCTCAGTCTTGATGCCTGA
- a CDS encoding ATP-binding cassette domain-containing protein produces MPLIELRHLHKAYGSVVALEDLNLEVPEACLYGLLGPNGAGKTSALRILATLLEPDAGSVEVAGIDALKHPRAVRRHLGYVAQEVAIDKILTGRELLQLQGDLYHLQRADRDQRMSDLIELLAMGDWVDRRCGTYSGGMRRRLDLAAGLLHRPRLLVLDEPTVGLDIESRSAIWDLLRQLVSQGTSVLLSSHYLEEVEALADRMAIIDSGRVIAEGTPDGLKQQLGGDRVTLRVREFSDAAEADRVSALLRPLDGVRQVVVNRAQGFSLNLVIDGEAVINSVRQCLDHQGVPVFALAQSRPSLDDVYLQATGRTLMDAELALAGQRDLKQEKRQSMR; encoded by the coding sequence ATGCCACTGATTGAACTTCGGCACCTGCACAAGGCCTACGGCTCTGTTGTGGCACTTGAGGACCTCAACCTTGAGGTGCCTGAAGCCTGTTTGTATGGCCTCCTGGGCCCGAATGGTGCGGGGAAAACATCAGCACTTCGCATCTTGGCCACGTTGCTGGAACCCGATGCGGGGTCTGTTGAGGTGGCTGGCATTGATGCTCTGAAGCATCCCAGAGCTGTGCGGCGGCATCTCGGATACGTGGCTCAGGAGGTGGCCATCGACAAAATCCTCACCGGGCGTGAACTTCTCCAGCTGCAGGGTGATCTTTATCACCTGCAACGCGCCGATCGTGATCAGCGGATGTCTGATCTGATCGAGCTGTTGGCCATGGGGGATTGGGTGGATCGACGCTGCGGCACCTATTCCGGAGGAATGCGGCGCCGCTTGGATCTGGCGGCGGGTCTGTTGCATCGGCCACGCCTTCTGGTGCTGGATGAGCCCACCGTGGGCCTGGATATCGAAAGCCGATCGGCCATCTGGGACCTGCTACGCCAGCTGGTCAGTCAGGGCACCAGCGTGCTGCTCAGCAGTCACTACCTCGAGGAGGTCGAGGCCCTCGCGGATCGAATGGCGATCATCGATTCCGGACGGGTGATCGCAGAAGGCACCCCGGATGGGTTGAAACAGCAGCTTGGGGGCGACCGTGTGACGCTGCGGGTGCGGGAGTTCAGTGATGCCGCAGAAGCGGACCGTGTGAGCGCACTGCTGCGGCCCCTGGACGGGGTCCGTCAGGTGGTGGTGAACCGTGCTCAGGGGTTTTCGCTCAACCTGGTGATCGATGGGGAAGCTGTGATCAACAGTGTTCGCCAATGCCTTGACCATCAGGGAGTGCCGGTGTTTGCCCTTGCCCAAAGCCGTCCCAGCCTTGATGACGTCTACCTTCAAGCGACGGGCCGGACCCTGATGGATGCGGAGCTGGCCCTTGCCGGTCAGCGCGATCTCAAACAGGAAAAGCGCCAATCCATGCGTTGA
- a CDS encoding heme o synthase, translated as MAEAISAALPTRDQVVPSRKRVKLPPWLEVAKPRLIPLLLATTLGGMALTEGWPLSSPRLVCTLGGGALASAAAGVLNCLWEQDLDGRMARTSGRALPSGRLSPTSAFIGAIACTLAAAMLLVSGVNCLAAGLSLLGLCSYVLLYTALLKPRTTQNIVIGGVAGAIPPLVGAAAATGHVGLGGWWLFALVMVWTPAHFWALALLLREDYRAVGIPMLPVVKGPVVTARAIRRYGWATVLLSGFGVLALPTGGVFYGLMLLPFNGRLIQMVQRLSMDPDSLTAAKGLFRWSILYLFGICLLLILSRTDLASNFDQQVMFGLQHLPIV; from the coding sequence ATGGCTGAAGCCATTTCCGCTGCCCTGCCCACCCGCGATCAGGTCGTTCCCTCAAGAAAACGGGTCAAGCTTCCCCCTTGGCTTGAAGTGGCCAAGCCAAGGCTGATCCCACTGCTTCTGGCCACCACCCTTGGCGGCATGGCTCTCACCGAGGGATGGCCCCTGTCGTCTCCCCGTCTGGTCTGCACCCTTGGCGGCGGTGCCCTGGCCTCCGCAGCGGCGGGAGTTCTGAACTGTTTATGGGAACAGGATCTTGATGGCCGCATGGCGCGCACCAGCGGCCGAGCCCTGCCATCTGGACGTCTCTCCCCGACGAGTGCCTTCATCGGCGCCATCGCCTGCACCCTGGCGGCGGCGATGCTGCTGGTGAGCGGTGTGAACTGCCTGGCGGCTGGTCTGTCTCTGCTTGGGCTCTGCAGCTATGTGTTGCTTTACACCGCTCTGCTTAAACCTCGGACAACGCAGAACATCGTCATCGGTGGTGTTGCAGGGGCGATCCCTCCACTGGTGGGAGCTGCTGCGGCGACCGGCCACGTGGGATTGGGGGGCTGGTGGCTGTTCGCTCTCGTGATGGTCTGGACACCCGCTCATTTCTGGGCGCTGGCCCTGTTGCTGCGTGAGGACTACCGAGCTGTCGGCATCCCGATGTTGCCAGTGGTGAAGGGACCCGTGGTTACGGCCCGTGCGATCCGTCGCTACGGCTGGGCCACGGTGCTGCTGAGCGGGTTTGGTGTCCTGGCCCTGCCAACGGGTGGTGTCTTCTACGGGTTGATGCTGCTTCCCTTCAACGGACGACTGATTCAGATGGTGCAGCGCCTGTCGATGGATCCCGACAGCCTGACGGCTGCCAAGGGACTGTTTCGCTGGTCGATCCTTTACCTGTTCGGCATCTGTCTGTTGCTGATCCTCAGTCGCACTGATCTCGCCTCGAACTTTGATCAGCAGGTGATGTTTGGTCTGCAGCATCTGCCGATCGTTTGA
- the groL gene encoding chaperonin GroEL (60 kDa chaperone family; promotes refolding of misfolded polypeptides especially under stressful conditions; forms two stacked rings of heptamers to form a barrel-shaped 14mer; ends can be capped by GroES; misfolded proteins enter the barrel where they are refolded when GroES binds) translates to MAKLLSFSDESRSALERGVDALADAVRVTIGPRGRNVVLEKKFGAPDIVNDGDTIAREIELDDPFENLGAKLIQQVASRTKDKAGDGTTTATVLAQAMVREGLRNTAAGASPVELRRGMEKAVAQVVDGLQQRSHPVAGDAIRQVATVSSGGDDEVGRMISEAMDRVSADGVITVEESKSLNTELEVTEGMAFDRGYSSPYFVTDADRQICEFENPLILLTDRKISAIADLVPVLEAVQKSGSPLLVLAEEVEGEALATLVVNRNRGVLQVAAVRAPSFGERRKAALADIAILTGGTLISEDRAMTLDKVQLSDLGKARRVTISKENTTIVATDDHRAAVTDRVAAIKRELDVTDSDYDREKLNERIAKLAGGVAVIKVGAPTETELKNRKLRIEDALNATRAAIEEGIVPGGGTTLLQLADGLSSLVEQLEGDQRTGVEILQRALVAPVHHIATNAGHNGDVVIEAMRNSGHGFNALTGTYEDLMAAGIVDAAKVVRLAVQDAVSIASLLITTEVVIADKPEPEAPPADGGSDPMGGMGGMGGMGMPGMGGMGGMGGMGGMGGMGMPGMM, encoded by the coding sequence ATGGCCAAACTCCTTTCCTTCTCTGACGAATCCCGCAGCGCCCTGGAACGCGGCGTTGACGCCCTGGCTGACGCCGTCCGCGTGACCATCGGCCCGCGGGGCCGCAACGTGGTGCTCGAAAAAAAATTCGGCGCTCCCGACATCGTCAATGACGGCGACACCATCGCCCGAGAGATTGAACTGGACGATCCCTTCGAGAACCTCGGGGCCAAACTGATCCAGCAGGTGGCCTCGCGCACCAAAGACAAGGCCGGCGACGGCACCACCACGGCCACGGTGCTGGCCCAGGCGATGGTGAGGGAAGGTCTGCGCAACACCGCTGCAGGAGCCAGCCCTGTGGAGCTGCGACGTGGCATGGAAAAAGCTGTCGCCCAGGTGGTGGATGGCCTCCAGCAGCGCAGTCACCCCGTAGCTGGAGATGCCATCCGTCAGGTGGCCACCGTCAGTTCCGGTGGTGACGACGAAGTGGGACGGATGATCTCCGAAGCCATGGATCGCGTCAGCGCCGATGGGGTGATCACCGTTGAGGAGTCCAAATCCCTGAACACGGAGCTTGAGGTCACTGAAGGCATGGCCTTCGATCGCGGCTATAGCTCTCCCTATTTCGTGACCGACGCCGATCGTCAGATCTGTGAGTTCGAAAATCCGCTGATCCTGCTCACTGATCGCAAGATCAGCGCCATTGCTGACCTGGTTCCCGTGCTGGAGGCGGTGCAGAAGAGTGGTTCTCCTCTGCTCGTCCTGGCCGAGGAAGTGGAAGGCGAAGCCCTGGCGACCCTCGTGGTGAATCGCAACCGCGGCGTGCTGCAGGTGGCAGCTGTCCGTGCCCCATCCTTCGGAGAACGTCGCAAAGCGGCCCTGGCCGACATCGCCATCCTCACCGGTGGAACACTGATCAGCGAAGACCGGGCGATGACTCTGGACAAGGTCCAGCTGTCTGACCTAGGCAAAGCCCGTCGCGTCACCATCAGCAAGGAGAACACCACGATCGTGGCCACGGATGATCACCGTGCCGCCGTCACAGACCGCGTCGCAGCGATCAAGCGGGAACTCGATGTCACCGACTCCGACTATGACCGCGAGAAGCTGAACGAGCGCATCGCCAAACTCGCCGGCGGCGTTGCCGTCATTAAGGTCGGTGCCCCAACAGAAACGGAACTCAAGAACCGCAAGCTGCGGATTGAGGATGCCCTCAACGCCACGCGTGCAGCGATCGAAGAAGGCATTGTTCCCGGTGGTGGAACAACACTCCTGCAACTGGCCGATGGGTTGAGCAGCCTTGTCGAGCAGCTGGAGGGCGATCAGCGCACTGGCGTCGAGATTCTGCAGCGTGCCCTGGTGGCACCGGTGCATCACATCGCCACGAATGCCGGACACAATGGCGACGTGGTGATCGAAGCCATGCGCAATAGCGGTCATGGTTTCAATGCCCTCACGGGCACCTACGAGGATCTGATGGCCGCCGGCATTGTCGATGCCGCCAAGGTGGTGCGTCTTGCCGTTCAGGATGCTGTTTCGATCGCCTCGCTGCTGATCACCACGGAAGTGGTGATCGCTGATAAGCCTGAGCCAGAGGCTCCCCCTGCCGATGGCGGCAGTGATCCCATGGGAGGCATGGGTGGAATGGGCGGCATGGGCATGCCTGGCATGGGCGGTATGGGTGGAATGGGCGGTATGGGTGGAATGGGCGGTATGGGCATGCCCGGGATGATGTGA
- a CDS encoding N-acetylmannosamine-6-phosphate 2-epimerase has translation MIPTNERLEQGLIVSVQAPQGSPMRDPQVIAAMAEASLRCGALGVRLESPEHIGAVRRRCPDALIIGLWKCTFPDSSVYITPGWREVQAVWSAGADVIALDATQRHRPEGQRLDALIQRCRSELRAPLMADVDSVTNGIRAAELGCDWVGTTLYGYTEDTAEESPPALDLLPELRKELKTSVRLICEGGISSPTAARAALEAGADNVVVGTAITGVDLQVQAYCREMGG, from the coding sequence ATGATCCCAACCAACGAGCGGCTTGAACAGGGACTGATCGTTTCGGTGCAGGCCCCCCAAGGGTCTCCGATGCGCGATCCTCAGGTCATCGCCGCAATGGCGGAGGCGTCACTGCGCTGTGGTGCTCTAGGGGTGCGTTTGGAGAGTCCTGAGCACATCGGGGCCGTGCGGCGGCGGTGCCCTGATGCGCTGATCATTGGACTGTGGAAATGCACGTTCCCAGACAGTTCCGTCTACATCACGCCGGGGTGGAGAGAGGTTCAAGCGGTGTGGTCCGCTGGCGCCGATGTCATCGCGTTGGATGCCACCCAGCGTCATCGGCCTGAGGGACAACGGCTGGATGCGTTGATTCAGCGTTGCCGGTCTGAGTTGCGGGCTCCTCTGATGGCCGATGTGGATAGCGTCACCAACGGCATCCGTGCTGCCGAGCTGGGTTGCGACTGGGTTGGAACCACGCTGTATGGCTACACCGAGGACACGGCTGAAGAATCACCGCCGGCACTGGACCTGCTGCCGGAGCTGCGGAAGGAGCTGAAAACGTCGGTTCGCTTGATCTGTGAAGGGGGAATCTCCTCGCCAACCGCAGCACGCGCCGCCCTCGAAGCAGGCGCGGACAACGTTGTTGTTGGAACGGCCATCACCGGCGTGGACCTGCAGGTGCAGGCCTACTGCCGGGAGATGGGGGGCTGA
- a CDS encoding potassium channel protein yields the protein MTQGSRRRTSRRQLKLLAAPWRGPFSALSAVILIGAIGYRLTEGWDWGDCLWMVLITISTIGYGEVETLSPAGRLVTVLIVVGGLIVVQLAIQRVLGLKDAGYFRRLQEFRIHRMLESLHDHVILCGYGRIGQEIAAQLQRDQIPLVVIETDPDRRDVAEANGLQVLQADATLDETLLDAGLERCQSLVAALPGDASNLYVTLSARGLNPSCRLIARANSDEAATKLRLAGATVVVSPYVAGGRVMAASALRPLALNFMELLAGSDFEIEEFQLSRDPLHLMDIRGRSLAELELGRRSGALVLAIRDRSELIANPGGETQLAPGQLLIVLGSKPQLKRFQDLLGEAVDSIETMAG from the coding sequence ATGACCCAGGGATCCCGACGCCGGACGAGCCGACGCCAGCTCAAGCTGCTGGCAGCCCCCTGGCGCGGTCCCTTCAGCGCCCTATCGGCCGTGATCCTGATCGGTGCGATCGGTTACCGCCTCACGGAAGGCTGGGATTGGGGGGACTGTCTGTGGATGGTACTGATCACCATCAGCACCATCGGCTACGGGGAGGTGGAAACCCTCTCCCCAGCTGGACGGCTGGTGACGGTGCTGATCGTGGTCGGTGGCCTGATCGTTGTTCAACTTGCCATTCAGCGGGTGCTTGGCCTGAAGGACGCGGGTTATTTCCGCAGACTGCAGGAGTTCCGCATCCACCGCATGCTGGAAAGCCTGCATGATCACGTCATCCTCTGCGGCTACGGGCGCATCGGTCAGGAGATCGCAGCCCAGCTGCAGCGTGATCAGATTCCCCTCGTGGTGATTGAGACCGACCCGGATCGTCGGGATGTTGCAGAAGCCAATGGACTGCAGGTGCTTCAGGCGGATGCGACCCTCGATGAAACGCTCCTGGACGCTGGCCTGGAACGCTGTCAAAGCCTGGTGGCCGCCCTGCCTGGCGATGCCTCGAATTTGTACGTGACTCTCAGCGCCCGGGGGTTGAACCCCAGCTGCAGGCTCATTGCACGAGCCAACAGCGATGAAGCAGCCACGAAGCTGCGGCTCGCCGGCGCCACGGTTGTGGTGAGTCCCTATGTGGCCGGTGGTCGGGTGATGGCAGCCTCCGCACTCCGTCCACTGGCCCTGAATTTCATGGAACTTTTGGCGGGGTCGGATTTCGAAATCGAGGAGTTCCAGCTGAGCCGTGACCCTCTGCATCTGATGGACATTCGAGGCAGAAGCCTGGCGGAACTGGAACTGGGCCGCCGCAGCGGAGCCCTCGTGCTTGCCATCCGAGACAGGAGTGAGCTGATCGCCAACCCAGGCGGGGAAACCCAATTGGCCCCCGGCCAACTGCTGATCGTGCTGGGCAGTAAGCCGCAACTCAAGCGTTTTCAAGACCTGCTTGGCGAGGCGGTCGACAGCATCGAAACCATGGCGGGTTGA
- a CDS encoding ABC transporter permease codes for MISPTSPSLADDSGALSELTQETVALTRRLFLQLLRRPSTLIAGILQPLIWLILFGALFANAPEGLLPGGMSYGRFLGAGVIVFTAFSGALNAGLPVMFDREFGFLNRLLVAPLRSRSSIVLASVIYITALSLLQSLAIMLTAAALGYGWPGGAGLVLVLVTLLLLVFAVTALSLGLAFALPGHIELIAVIFVANLPLLFASTALAPLSFMPSWLGWLAALNPLTFAIEPIRAAYRGPLDLSLVLLEAPFGDVTGFGCLGILVALTVGLFLLIRPLLNRKLS; via the coding sequence ATGATCTCTCCAACCTCCCCTTCCCTCGCAGACGACTCCGGTGCTCTGTCGGAGCTCACACAGGAAACAGTGGCGTTGACGCGCCGGCTGTTCCTTCAGTTGCTGCGTCGTCCCTCCACCCTGATCGCCGGCATCCTTCAACCGTTGATCTGGTTGATCCTGTTCGGCGCCCTGTTTGCCAATGCACCGGAGGGCCTGCTTCCTGGGGGCATGAGCTACGGAAGATTCCTCGGCGCTGGCGTGATTGTCTTCACCGCATTCAGCGGCGCCTTGAATGCCGGATTGCCGGTGATGTTCGACCGTGAGTTCGGTTTCCTTAATCGGCTCCTTGTGGCGCCCTTGCGCAGTCGAAGTTCGATCGTGCTGGCTTCAGTGATCTACATCACTGCCCTCAGCCTTCTGCAGAGCCTGGCCATCATGTTGACGGCTGCAGCGCTGGGGTATGGCTGGCCGGGCGGGGCCGGCCTTGTGTTGGTGCTGGTGACCCTGCTGCTGCTGGTGTTTGCCGTCACCGCCCTCAGCCTCGGTCTGGCCTTCGCACTGCCGGGACACATCGAGCTGATTGCTGTGATCTTCGTGGCCAACCTGCCGCTGTTGTTCGCCAGCACAGCCTTGGCTCCGCTGTCTTTCATGCCCTCCTGGCTGGGCTGGCTTGCGGCCCTGAATCCCCTTACCTTCGCGATAGAACCCATTCGCGCCGCTTATCGCGGTCCACTGGATCTTTCGCTGGTTCTTTTGGAGGCCCCCTTCGGCGATGTGACCGGTTTCGGCTGTCTCGGCATCCTTGTTGCTCTCACCGTTGGACTCTTCCTTCTGATCCGCCCTCTGCTCAACCGCAAGCTGTCCTGA
- a CDS encoding lipopolysaccharide heptosyltransferase family protein, with translation MRVLALSPGSLALQLDRLPALVSFCEQVGATLQVACAPTCRGAWDFIPQVEKILPFDFEATPTLADWANLLGCVREPDFQVCLNFAEGQQVNLMLSMSHIPTRVASSGFSSTVIVSTGEGWCAQRLASFLKPLGCTLDADRFRLALSSKDLDAARAEQPAGEGPMLLLAPAGSTGDWPEQRWTSLPESIAQRLKGLRTLQLSPEQPLNRRAAAVASSDVVLSSCPVTQRLAVYSGVPLVALGAQPENLPNRPEIRCLGHQADLSALKDGEVLQALGF, from the coding sequence ATGCGTGTTCTTGCTCTCAGCCCTGGCTCGCTTGCGCTGCAACTCGATCGACTGCCTGCTCTGGTCAGCTTTTGCGAACAGGTGGGAGCCACCCTGCAGGTGGCCTGCGCCCCAACCTGTCGCGGGGCCTGGGACTTCATTCCCCAGGTGGAGAAGATCCTCCCCTTCGATTTCGAGGCAACCCCCACCCTGGCGGACTGGGCCAACCTGCTGGGCTGCGTGCGCGAGCCAGATTTTCAGGTCTGCCTCAACTTCGCTGAAGGACAGCAAGTGAACCTGATGCTGTCGATGAGTCACATCCCCACGCGCGTCGCCAGCAGTGGCTTTTCCAGCACTGTGATCGTCTCCACCGGCGAGGGCTGGTGTGCCCAGCGCCTGGCCAGCTTTTTGAAACCACTGGGCTGCACCCTGGATGCGGACCGCTTCCGCCTGGCCCTCTCCAGCAAGGATCTCGATGCCGCCCGCGCCGAGCAACCCGCTGGCGAAGGCCCGATGCTGCTTCTCGCTCCTGCTGGCTCGACAGGGGATTGGCCGGAGCAGCGCTGGACATCACTGCCTGAGTCCATTGCGCAGCGCCTTAAGGGACTGCGCACCTTGCAGCTGAGTCCTGAGCAGCCCCTGAACCGTCGTGCAGCGGCTGTCGCCAGCTCCGATGTGGTTCTCAGCAGCTGTCCGGTGACCCAGCGGCTGGCGGTCTACAGCGGCGTGCCGCTGGTGGCGCTGGGAGCACAACCTGAAAACCTTCCCAACCGGCCAGAGATTCGCTGTCTTGGGCACCAAGCTGATCTCAGCGCCCTGAAGGATGGCGAGGTGCTGCAGGCCCTCGGGTTCTGA
- the ispD gene encoding 2-C-methyl-D-erythritol 4-phosphate cytidylyltransferase, protein MHLLIAAAGSGRRMGADRNKLLLPLAGKPVIAWTLKAALAAEHIQWIGVVGQEIDREPILDLVRDANKPVTWIQGGSTRQESVLRGLAGLPEAAEQVLIHDGARCLAEPALFDRCAMALASGQALIAATPVTDTIKRVDADGVITDTPDRSELWAAQTPQGFQVDQLRQGHAEAEAKGWTVTDDASLYERLGWPVQVLDAGPSNIKVTTPFDLNVAEAVLALRHQD, encoded by the coding sequence GTGCATCTGTTGATCGCCGCAGCGGGCAGTGGTCGCCGCATGGGCGCGGATCGCAACAAGCTTCTGTTGCCATTGGCCGGGAAGCCTGTGATCGCCTGGACGCTGAAGGCGGCGTTGGCTGCTGAACACATCCAATGGATCGGTGTGGTGGGTCAGGAGATCGATCGCGAACCGATCCTTGACCTCGTGCGAGATGCCAATAAGCCAGTGACCTGGATCCAGGGCGGCAGCACGCGGCAGGAGTCGGTGTTGCGCGGACTGGCGGGCTTGCCGGAGGCTGCTGAGCAGGTGCTGATCCATGACGGCGCCCGCTGCCTGGCGGAACCGGCACTGTTCGATCGCTGCGCGATGGCCCTGGCATCGGGTCAGGCTCTGATCGCGGCAACCCCCGTCACCGACACGATCAAACGGGTGGATGCCGATGGCGTGATTACAGACACGCCGGACCGCTCGGAGCTCTGGGCGGCTCAGACCCCTCAGGGTTTCCAGGTGGACCAGTTGCGCCAGGGCCATGCCGAGGCTGAGGCCAAGGGGTGGACTGTCACCGATGACGCGTCGCTGTACGAACGCCTGGGCTGGCCAGTGCAGGTGCTGGATGCAGGACCGTCGAACATCAAAGTGACCACACCGTTTGACCTCAACGTCGCCGAAGCAGTGCTTGCCCTCAGGCATCAAGACTGA
- the fabG gene encoding 3-oxoacyl-[acyl-carrier-protein] reductase, giving the protein MLSSASLDGQTALVTGGGRGIGKAIALALAEAGAEVVVNYANSAGAADEVIASITAAGGKAYALKANVSIEEEVDGLIKAVLERSGRLDVLVNNAGITRDGLLMRMKTSDWHAVIDLNLSGVFLCSRAVARPMLKQKSGRIINITSVVGLMGNAGQANYAAAKAGVIGLTKSTAKELASRGITVNAVAPGFIATDMTKDLDADAILKDIPLGQFGTQEQVAGAVRFLAADPAAAYITGQVLQVDGGMVMA; this is encoded by the coding sequence ATGCTCAGCTCCGCCTCCCTCGACGGTCAGACCGCATTGGTGACAGGAGGCGGACGTGGCATCGGCAAAGCCATCGCCCTGGCCCTCGCCGAAGCCGGTGCTGAGGTGGTGGTGAACTACGCCAATTCCGCTGGCGCCGCCGACGAGGTGATCGCCAGCATCACCGCAGCCGGTGGGAAGGCCTACGCCCTGAAGGCCAACGTCTCCATCGAAGAGGAGGTGGACGGACTGATCAAGGCAGTGCTGGAGCGCAGCGGCCGCCTGGATGTTCTGGTGAACAACGCCGGCATCACCAGGGACGGCTTGCTGATGCGTATGAAGACCAGCGACTGGCACGCGGTGATCGACCTGAACCTCAGCGGAGTGTTTTTGTGCAGCCGCGCTGTCGCTCGGCCGATGTTGAAGCAGAAAAGCGGCCGCATCATCAACATCACCTCCGTGGTGGGGCTGATGGGGAATGCCGGTCAGGCCAATTACGCCGCCGCCAAGGCCGGTGTGATCGGCCTGACCAAAAGCACCGCCAAGGAACTGGCCAGCCGGGGCATCACCGTTAATGCCGTCGCCCCTGGCTTCATCGCCACGGACATGACCAAGGATCTAGATGCCGACGCCATCCTCAAGGACATTCCCCTGGGCCAGTTCGGCACCCAGGAACAAGTGGCCGGAGCCGTGCGCTTTCTTGCGGCGGACCCAGCTGCTGCCTACATCACCGGTCAGGTGCTGCAGGTGGATGGCGGCATGGTGATGGCCTGA